The Lentisphaera araneosa HTCC2155 DNA window ATTACTTCTGAGCGCAAGTCGTTTGCTACTGTCTTCTTTACGATTTATTGTATCTGATATCATGGGATACTCCTTATTGTTTTTGCTTTTTCACAATTAATATAAGGGATGTCCCATGCTATTTTTAGAGCCCTAAATCTTTAGCGGGTATACGCCCGTATCGGAAATAAGTCTTTAACTGCAGTGAGCCTGCGAACGATCTGCAGGCGCAGCCGATCTGCCAACTGCCAACTTTACAAAAATTAAGTCTTTAACTGCAGTGAGACTGCGAACGATCTGATCACTTTGATAGACTTCGTATTCAACTTCCGCATAGAATGCGGGGCTCCCAGCTTTTATCTACAGGTGAGACCAAAGTGAGCTTGGGAACGAGCTTAAAACTTTGTTAGTCTTGGTGGAGTTTGAGGCCGATGGGGATGCTATCGCCTAGGACGATGCTTTGATCTTCGACTTTTTCTTCGACGACTTCTTGGATGGCTTGCGCAAAGTGTTTGGGTGCCTGATTCTTCTTGAGGAATTGAATGGCGGCTTCGCGGTTTTTTTCGGCTATATCTAAGGAGGGGTTACCCGTTAGGCTCATGACTCGACTCAGGCAGAGGTAATGCATATTAGTCAGTTTCTTGGGATTGGTCTGCATAATCAGTGTGGTGAGAGAAGTGATACTCTTAGCAGGTAGAACGAGGTCGAGTGGGGCGTAGATAGGACGTCGGGCGGCCATGCGGGCAATCATCCACAATTCGACATCGTCTAAGCGTGTGGCACGTTCATTAAATTCACCGAGTATTTTACGACGGAATTTGATCGGACTTAATTCGAGAGCGCCGAGGCAACGTTTAATTTCGCGGTTGAGCTGAGCATTGGCATTCTTTTTGCTATTGAGTTCCGTGGCGAGTTTATGCGCCATTTGTTCCTGACGTCCACGGCTGAGTGCTCCTGTGCAACGGCGCCAGAGTGTCCACCATTCACATTGACTCTGTAAATCATTTTTATTTTGGACTCCCTTAAACCAAAAGGGCCAAAGTTTATTGACGCGGAATTGATCGTGTGAATCGCCAAAGCCCGGACGCATCATAAAGCCCAAGATATTGTAATAGCGTGCCTCTGTACTGGCTTTTTTGCGAAGTTCGCTACTATCTAAATCCAGGAGCAAATCGGCGAGGCGACGGCAAAGGACAAGTGACCATTGCTTTCGAGGGAGCTCGAGATCGGCTTCGAGCTTGTTCATCAGTGATTTGAGTAACTTGGAGTCACTTTCCGTAAAGGCTTCAGTGATAGACTGGCTGGCTTTTGTGAGAAGTTCTTCATCAACAGTGATCGTTTCTTGCACTTCTTCCGAGACTTCTTGTTCGTGAAGTTGGCGCAAGTCAAAACGCAGTTGCCATTTATGATCCGTATCAATCGCTTCGAGCCAGACTTCGAGTGAATTACTCTCATTGACTGAGGCTTTGATTTTAACACGTATGTCTTGAATTTTTTTACCGTAGGAAATCGAGGTGCTCAAGGGAGAGAGTACAGAAATGTCCTCGGCGTCACTAGCGAGTATATCGCCGGCTTGATCTTGTAGGCGAGTCTCTGAGCTATAAAGCGGGAAACTCACAATGCTATTGGTTTTGAGGGTAAATACTTTGTCACAGCTTTGTATGCTATGCTCTTCAGTATCGCGTGGCATGATACAAATGAATTTATCGCCTTCTTCGCTAGCAATTTGCAGGAAGTAAGAACGGGCAATGCCACCCTTCACTTGTGTGCCTAAACCACTCTTACTGAGGCCGTATGCACTGGCGCCATGAGCTACGGCAATATCTAAGCCTTTTGAGTTGAGCGTATTGATCTCTTGCCCTGACCAAGCTTCTAATTGCTTGAGGATACGTTCGCGAAAGCTGAGGGGAATCATTGTCCCACCATTGAAAAGGATATGCTCAGGGAATTTAATCGAATCGTAGCCACTCACCTGTGCATCTTTTCTCAAGAAAGATAACAAGTGACTAGTGATGGCTGGGTCGCGTTCATAGGGAAGGTCTAGGGTACGTAGGCCGACTTTGCGATCGGGTTCTTCTGCGTCAATCGCAATTTGCGGAAAGAAACCACTATGAATAATGTCGAGGATTTCGCTGCGTTTAAATTTGATGAGTGACATGCCTTTGAGAAGTGAACTGCCACCAGAATGAACGGATAAATTGATATCTTCGACTTGTTCATCACCAAGAACTTTTTCTTTGGCACGGCGAGCTTCTTGAATGAGCGAACTCATTTCGCGTTGATTGAACTTTTTCTTGGCACGTCTTTGTGCTTCAAAAGCAATCGTGCGGTCAATATTATCTCCACCAAGGAGCAAGTGCGGTCCTACAGTATTTCTGCGTAGGGATTCGTCGTCACTGACTTCAATCATCGAGAAATCACTTGTGCCACCACCAATATCGATGATGAGCACGCGTTCGCCTTTTTTGAGTATTTCTTGCCAGTTTTGATTCACTTGTAACCAAGAGTAAAAGGCGGCCAAGGGTTCTTCTAGAAGTGTGACTTTTTTAAAACCAGCTTCAAAAGCGGCTTTTAAGCTGAGTTCACGAGCGACTTCGTCAAAGGACGCCGGAACCGTAATGACGAGTTCTTGATCTTCGAGAAAGCAGGGCGAGCCCTCTTTATCTTTGACTTTGCCGAATTGATGATTCCAAGCTTCGCGGAGGTGTTTGAGGTAGAATGCGGAGGCCGCTAAGGGGCTGATTTTTTCATCTTCTTCAATACCCCAAGGCAAGATAGCTTGCTCACGATCCACAGCTTTGTGGACGAGCCAAGATTTAGCTGAGTGAATAAAACGGTCTGCTTTCGCACCGCCAAAGCGCCGAGCGTATTCGCCGCTGACGTACTTGGGTGTTTTATCCCAAGCTAAAGCGAGTTGCTTTTGCTCGTTTTCTTCACAGCGATAAAGGAAACTGGGCAAGTTGTATTGCTGGTGTTTTTCACCATAAGCGATTACTTGCTCGATTTCGAAAAGCTGAGGTTCCGTAGAAGTTTCTAAGTCTACGTAGGAGAGGGCACAGTTGGTTGTACCTAAGTCAATACCGACAATGAAGCGATTCGTCATTTTACTGCTGGCTACCTTCCTCACCTAAATCAAATTCTAAACGCCATTTTTGATCAGTGGATTTAGCTTCACCCCAAACTTGAACGGTACCAATCTCGGTAAAAATAGCTTTCATATTGATGGGAATAAGGCGTGGTGCTTCATCAGCTTCGAGACTTAAATTTTTGTGAAGTGCAGGAAGTTCTTCGAGTTCGAGATCGGCGTCTTGAACAATGCTCCCTAACTCATCTTCACTGCGATTGTTTGTACAGAAAAAGCGGAATTGACTATCTTCGCCAACGAGCAGGGCGAGGTCATCGATGGGGATATCAAAACTCGTGCCATCTTCGGCCCCCTGGGGGATGACACAAATGGCGTCAACTGGCGGAGCAAAACCCGGCATTGCCGGCATAGAGGATTCGAGGCCAACATAATAGGAGAGGGCGGAGCCGGCTTTAATGCGGATGGAATTACCTTGGCGAACAAAAGCGTACCAAGCGGCACCTTTGGCCACAGCGAGGTCGGGATTAGAGTCGGCTAAGATGTCCACTTCTTCACCCGTCCAAGAATTGATAATTGAGCTAACGCGCTGGCGCAATTGCTTGGCCTTAGTCACACCACCATTAAAGAGCACGGTCTTTGGCATATTATCATTTGTTTTAATGAACTCGGCTAAATGACGGGAAATTGCGGCATCGGATTCAAAATTGAGACCAAAGGAACGCAGGCCTGAGCGTTGCTGACGCTGAACTTCTGCATCTAATTCACAGTCCGGTAAGAAGGCTTGGATAATGAATCGATCCACTTCTTCTTGAGTGAGTTCGGTTTTGAGACTTCCACCAATGAGGCTAGAACCCGTGCCTAAAACAGTGATGTCGATGCGTTCGAGAGCTTCCTCGCCGAGGATGCGTTCCTTAGCTTGACGGCATTGATGCACAAGTGAACTGAATTGACGAGCGTTGAGACGCTTGCCGAGCTTTTGTTGCATCGCGTAAGCGAGTGTGAAGTCCATATTATCACCACCGAGTAGCAAGTGATTGCCAACTGCTAAACGTTGGAGTTCCATATTGCCATCTTGGTTATCGACTCCAATGAGCGAGAAGTCAGTTGTACCACCGCCAATATCCACCACGAGGATAGAGGAATCGGCGCTTACTTTTTCGCGCCAGTTATCTTCGTTCTCTTTGATCCAGGAATAAAAAGCGGCTTGGGGTTCTTCGAGAAGGTTAGGGAAGATGCCGCAGGCTTCGGCGGCCATCACGGTCAGTTCACGGGCTAAAGCATTAAAGGAAGCGGGGACAGTGAGGATAACTTCTTGCTTGTCGATGTATTCCTCAGGCGAAGTGGCGACTTGATTATTCCAAGCATTTTTGAGGTGCTGGAGGTAACGCGTCATGGCTTCAAGCGGAGAAAGTTTCTTTTCGGCATCATCAATAGCAGGGAGAAAGTCGCTGGTGGGATCTTGACCAGCCGAGCACAACCAGGATTTAGCTGAAGAAATCACGCGTGAGGCTTGATCACTCGCAACTTTTCGTGCATAAGCTCCGACGCAGTAAGAATTATCTTCTTGACCATCAAAATTAAACTTGCCTGAATTGACACTATTGTCGTCAGGTAAGTAGAGGAAAGAAGGAAGTGATTCGAGGGCGTCAATTTCACCAGGTGCAATAATCTGGCGGACATTTAATATTTGAATGTTTTTGTCGGGGTCTTGTGTGTCGACGTAAGCAAGAGCTGAGTTGGTTGTCCCCAGGTCAATGCCAATCATATAGCGTTTGTTTTCAGACATCTTTATATCTCCAAAGTGATTTGCGCTTTACGCAAAAAATAAATTCATTTGGGAGATTTTAATCCTTCTAATTTTTAAGGCAAGTTACGCTTAGATTTGAGCAAATAAAAAACGGGGTAAAACAGAAGCTTTTTTAACTTAAAATCTGGATCTGAAAGTAACAGAAATTGAATTGCCTAAAAAGCCTTAGGAACTGGTCTCGTTAAAACTGATGCTATGAGCGTGGATTTTGCGTTGGTTCTCTGGGGGCAGTTGGCGATAATCGAAGCTATAGATCGCGTCGAGGTAATGACTTGGGTTCTTGGGGACAGCGAATTGATGTCCTTCAAAACTTAGTGTGCTGAGTGGGAAGACTTCTTCTTTATCAAAGACGGCAGCAACATCGGGCATTTCTCCGCCGTAGATCACTTTTGAATTACTGACATCCCAGCCGAGGTGCTTTTGTTTGAGAGCCTCTGTAAGCTGAATACGTTCCTTAGGCAGGTTCTTTCCATTGGGAGTATGAAGGCTAATAGCGGAGTAGTCACGAATCTTTTTTAATGTTTCTTCGTAATCATTCTGGTTTTCTTTTGTGTCTTCCATATTCAACATGGGAAAGATATCCACAAAGACACCTTGATGATAATTGATTTCTTGATCTTTTTCGTGAAACTCAACGATACTGGCCTTATTGGATCTTAGTTTTATGTAATCAAAATTGAATCCAGGGTCCCTTTGCGAAGTCTGCAAATAAATATTCTTTGAGAGTTCTTCGGCGCCGAGTTCTTTAAACTTTAGATAATCCTCAAGTGGCATAGAAATATCGATATCATCATCCCAAGGGATAAAACCTTGGTGCCTGACGGCTCCGAGGAGAGTTCCCGAATCCAACCAGTATTGCAGTTGGTTTCTTTTGCAGACGGCATCGAATTCAATGAGCATGTCGAGCATGATCAATTGAGCTTTGCGCAGGACTTGAGGCTCTATCATTAGCTTCTCGTTTTTCCGTAGTAATCGTAGAGGGCATCGATAAGGATGTCAGTGTATTCCTTGGTCATTTCTCCCATGTGTGAAACTCGGAAGATGAGGTCGCGCTCTGGACCGCCGTTGGGGCAGACCATGACTTTGTATTTCTCTTCTAGATCATTGACGATGTCCATGGCTGACTTGCCATCAGTTGGCGTCAGAGTGGTCATTGCGTTAGGCATGTAGGTGCTGTATTCAGCGAGAGGGAGGCCTTTGATGCTTTCTCTAAAGTATTGAGCGACTTCTTGAGCATTGTTAATACTTTGAGCGACACCGCCACGTTTTTTGATTTGTTCGAGTCGTCCATGAAGTTGGAGCATGATCGTCACTGCAGGCGTGTAGGGAGTTTGACCACGTTCACCATTGCTGAGGTAATCTTTGTAATTGAAATAAAGAGAGTTGATCTCCTGAACTTGCTCAAGGGCTTTAGGAGCTAAGACAACCATGGTTAGTCCAGGAGGTAGGCCTAAACCTTTCTGAGAACTCGCAATCACTACATCGATATTTGATTCTTGCATGTCCAACGGGTCAGTGACGAGCATGGAAATAGCATCAACAATATAAAGTAGGCCATTTTTAGTGGCATAGTCACCCATGGCATTAAGGTCATAGAGGTGTCCCACAGAAGTTTCGTGTGCATTGACAACTAGGCTAGTAAACTTTTCCTGTGGTGCGATTTCCGCAATATCAGATAAGTTGGTATCTTTGACTTTGAGTTCGTGATGGGGCACAGCGTGAGTTTGACAGATTTTAACAAAACGAGCACCAAAACCACCACCATTAATAACTAGGGCCTTGTCATTTTGAGTCAGCAAATTCATCACAGTGGCTTCCATGCCAGCTGTTCCAGAAGCGGTAAGGAATACTACTCGAGATCCTTCGGGAGCGTTAACCATTTCTAAAAGGTTTTTCTCACAATCAAAGGTGATGTTGGAAAATTCACTGTTTCTGAAATAAGGAGTCTGCTGAGCTCCTAACTTGAGGATCTCTTCCGACATCTTAACGGGGCCAGGAGTGAAAATCGCGTAGTCTTGGTAAATCATTGAGCTTTCTCTAATTGTTTGATTTTACGTTCGTTGTATTCCAAAAGGACACGGTTAATGCCAATCATATCTTTGGGCGATAACATTTTTGATTTACGTTCACCGCGTTGAATGAGCGAGACGAATTCCGCAATCATGTAACGCAAGCCACAGCCATCGAATTCGTATTTATAAGTCTGACTCTTGTTGTCATCTTCGTGATTGACTTTGAATTTTTTCGTTAACCACCAGGGGGAGGGGATGTAAACATAACCTTTAGTTCCAGAAATGATTGCATCGCCTTTGGATTGAATCCCTGTAGCCACATTAGAAATGCCGATGCCACCATTTTTGTGCTTGCTGATGATTAAATTGGAAACGTCATAGTTATCAGTTCCTTGGTCGAAAAAGGTGATATCTTTACTTCGACCCAAGATTTTGTTCACGAGTAAGGAGGGGTAAGAAGATAGAATATTTGTTGCCCCTTGAGTCATGAAAGTGTCGGGATAAATTTTATCCTTGAAAGAAGAAGTTCGAGTAGCTTTGACTTGCTTGATATCGCCAATCAAGCCATTTTTTAATTCACTAAGTAGTTGGTTAAAGGCGGGCAAAAAAGCCGTTCTTATAGCAGATAAAAGCAGGAGTTCTTTGGTTTTTGCTAGATTGAGTAGCTCCCTAAGTTCACTTTTATGAAGAGCTAGAGGGTTTTCACAGAGAACATGCTTGTTGGCTTCAAGTGCTTTTCTAATAAGCGGATAGTGTTCCTCTAAAGCGGTATCGATATAGACTGCGGAAATACTAGAGTCCAAAAATTCATCATAGTTATCATGGCCGTAGTTCACACCATTATCTTCTTTGGTAACTTTTTTAAGGTCGTTGACGTCTGAAGAGTAGA harbors:
- a CDS encoding hsp70 family protein — protein: MTNRFIVGIDLGTTNCALSYVDLETSTEPQLFEIEQVIAYGEKHQQYNLPSFLYRCEENEQKQLALAWDKTPKYVSGEYARRFGGAKADRFIHSAKSWLVHKAVDREQAILPWGIEEDEKISPLAASAFYLKHLREAWNHQFGKVKDKEGSPCFLEDQELVITVPASFDEVARELSLKAAFEAGFKKVTLLEEPLAAFYSWLQVNQNWQEILKKGERVLIIDIGGGTSDFSMIEVSDDESLRRNTVGPHLLLGGDNIDRTIAFEAQRRAKKKFNQREMSSLIQEARRAKEKVLGDEQVEDINLSVHSGGSSLLKGMSLIKFKRSEILDIIHSGFFPQIAIDAEEPDRKVGLRTLDLPYERDPAITSHLLSFLRKDAQVSGYDSIKFPEHILFNGGTMIPLSFRERILKQLEAWSGQEINTLNSKGLDIAVAHGASAYGLSKSGLGTQVKGGIARSYFLQIASEEGDKFICIMPRDTEEHSIQSCDKVFTLKTNSIVSFPLYSSETRLQDQAGDILASDAEDISVLSPLSTSISYGKKIQDIRVKIKASVNESNSLEVWLEAIDTDHKWQLRFDLRQLHEQEVSEEVQETITVDEELLTKASQSITEAFTESDSKLLKSLMNKLEADLELPRKQWSLVLCRRLADLLLDLDSSELRKKASTEARYYNILGFMMRPGFGDSHDQFRVNKLWPFWFKGVQNKNDLQSQCEWWTLWRRCTGALSRGRQEQMAHKLATELNSKKNANAQLNREIKRCLGALELSPIKFRRKILGEFNERATRLDDVELWMIARMAARRPIYAPLDLVLPAKSITSLTTLIMQTNPKKLTNMHYLCLSRVMSLTGNPSLDIAEKNREAAIQFLKKNQAPKHFAQAIQEVVEEKVEDQSIVLGDSIPIGLKLHQD
- a CDS encoding Hsp70 family protein — translated: MSENKRYMIGIDLGTTNSALAYVDTQDPDKNIQILNVRQIIAPGEIDALESLPSFLYLPDDNSVNSGKFNFDGQEDNSYCVGAYARKVASDQASRVISSAKSWLCSAGQDPTSDFLPAIDDAEKKLSPLEAMTRYLQHLKNAWNNQVATSPEEYIDKQEVILTVPASFNALARELTVMAAEACGIFPNLLEEPQAAFYSWIKENEDNWREKVSADSSILVVDIGGGTTDFSLIGVDNQDGNMELQRLAVGNHLLLGGDNMDFTLAYAMQQKLGKRLNARQFSSLVHQCRQAKERILGEEALERIDITVLGTGSSLIGGSLKTELTQEEVDRFIIQAFLPDCELDAEVQRQQRSGLRSFGLNFESDAAISRHLAEFIKTNDNMPKTVLFNGGVTKAKQLRQRVSSIINSWTGEEVDILADSNPDLAVAKGAAWYAFVRQGNSIRIKAGSALSYYVGLESSMPAMPGFAPPVDAICVIPQGAEDGTSFDIPIDDLALLVGEDSQFRFFCTNNRSEDELGSIVQDADLELEELPALHKNLSLEADEAPRLIPINMKAIFTEIGTVQVWGEAKSTDQKWRLEFDLGEEGSQQ
- a CDS encoding LicD family protein; its protein translation is MIEPQVLRKAQLIMLDMLIEFDAVCKRNQLQYWLDSGTLLGAVRHQGFIPWDDDIDISMPLEDYLKFKELGAEELSKNIYLQTSQRDPGFNFDYIKLRSNKASIVEFHEKDQEINYHQGVFVDIFPMLNMEDTKENQNDYEETLKKIRDYSAISLHTPNGKNLPKERIQLTEALKQKHLGWDVSNSKVIYGGEMPDVAAVFDKEEVFPLSTLSFEGHQFAVPKNPSHYLDAIYSFDYRQLPPENQRKIHAHSISFNETSS
- a CDS encoding pyridoxal-phosphate-dependent aminotransferase family protein, producing MIYQDYAIFTPGPVKMSEEILKLGAQQTPYFRNSEFSNITFDCEKNLLEMVNAPEGSRVVFLTASGTAGMEATVMNLLTQNDKALVINGGGFGARFVKICQTHAVPHHELKVKDTNLSDIAEIAPQEKFTSLVVNAHETSVGHLYDLNAMGDYATKNGLLYIVDAISMLVTDPLDMQESNIDVVIASSQKGLGLPPGLTMVVLAPKALEQVQEINSLYFNYKDYLSNGERGQTPYTPAVTIMLQLHGRLEQIKKRGGVAQSINNAQEVAQYFRESIKGLPLAEYSTYMPNAMTTLTPTDGKSAMDIVNDLEEKYKVMVCPNGGPERDLIFRVSHMGEMTKEYTDILIDALYDYYGKTRS
- a CDS encoding Gfo/Idh/MocA family oxidoreductase; the encoded protein is MSSPKKIITYGTYDMFHEGHLRLLKRAKALGDHLIVGVTDENYDRSRGKLNVIESTEKRVQTIRDLDFVDEVVIETHKKQKAEDMQKYGIDIFAIGDDWEGFFDYLNEFTEVVYLSRTEGISSTLLRKENYDLIKLGIVGLGEDTKAFIEEATHIPNLRVNRIYSSDVNDLKKVTKEDNGVNYGHDNYDEFLDSSISAVYIDTALEEHYPLIRKALEANKHVLCENPLALHKSELRELLNLAKTKELLLLSAIRTAFLPAFNQLLSELKNGLIGDIKQVKATRTSSFKDKIYPDTFMTQGATNILSSYPSLLVNKILGRSKDITFFDQGTDNYDVSNLIISKHKNGGIGISNVATGIQSKGDAIISGTKGYVYIPSPWWLTKKFKVNHEDDNKSQTYKYEFDGCGLRYMIAEFVSLIQRGERKSKMLSPKDMIGINRVLLEYNERKIKQLEKAQ